In Candidatus Microthrix subdominans, the DNA window TGCTGTTCGGCGTGTTGATCGTGGCGACCACGCGCAGCGACGACCCCAAGGAATCGGCCAGCTCGCCGCTGGTCGGGGCCGAAGCGCCGCCCCTCGTCGCCGACACGCTCGACGGCGACACGGTCGACCTGCGCGACTACCGGGGTAGCTGGGTACTGGTGAACTTTTTCGCCACCTGGTGCGTGCCCTGTCAGGTCGAGCATCCCGAGCTGGTGCGGTTCTCCGAGCAGCACGCCGGGCCCGGTGACGCCCATGTGATCTCGGTGGCCTTCCAGGACGAGCCTGCCGATCTCAAGGCCTTTTTCGCCGAGAACGGGGGCGACTGGCCGGTGGCGGTCGGCGACACCTCA includes these proteins:
- a CDS encoding TlpA family protein disulfide reductase — encoded protein: MALGVAGVMALLFGVLIVATTRSDDPKESASSPLVGAEAPPLVADTLDGDTVDLRDYRGSWVLVNFFATWCVPCQVEHPELVRFSEQHAGPGDAHVISVAFQDEPADLKAFFAENGGDWPVAVGDTSSIALDYGVVKLPESYVVAPSGVIVAKVAGGVKADDIDRLIAAASGASAQVGNDG